The Pseudomonadota bacterium DNA segment TTGAATCGGTCAGCGCAACCAACTCGAGAGCCTCGGTCCGTTGGTCCGCCAGCAACATTTCAATGCGCACGGTCCCATCGAGAATGTTCAGATTGGTGGCGATCAGGCCGTCCTCGGATACGACGAATCCGCTGCCAATGTTGCGCAGTCCGTCATTGGCTCCGTAGGCAAGGAGAGTTACGACCGATGGTCTCGCGCTGTCGAGAATCTTCCACAATGCATCGTCGATCTCGCCGGTTTCCGGCTTTTGCGCCGATAATGGCGCAGCGAGAAAAAGCAGCGGTACAAGCCTCAACAGAAATGAAAATTCCTTTACAGAATGTCGGGTCATGCCAAATATCCTGGCTGCAGGCTTCTGTTCGACGACCTCTTGCGCTGTGAATTCATCTGACTACCTTGATTATTTTTCCGGCAACCGGTTCGCCATCCGGGTAGGCCCTGTTCAGCAGGCGCAGATGATCCTCGGCATGCGAGCCGATAACCGAATTTTCCGCCAGACTCGCAAAGCTTGATTTCCCATCAGCTCTGCGCAGCGATATGACCGGTAGCCTGGCCGCACGAAAATCCGCGTCGTTCATTCGGTCGAAACTGAAAATGGCTTTGATAAATTCCGGATCTGCAGAGATGTTGTGCCGATCGTTTTTGCCCGCTCCGGCGAATATGAATCCGACTCTTCTTTTTGGATCCGCAATAAATGCGTAGCGCACCGGCCGTTTACCGTATACCGACTCCGAATAATCTCCAATTGCGAGAAAAGACGGCAAACCATCGATCGTGATATTGCTCGAATCACGGATATTTCTGGCGCCCATGTTCTGACGAAGAATGGTTTTTGGCACGGCGCGTTTCGGAATTGGCAGTGCGCTGAAATACAGCGCAGCATTGCCGTCCGGCGATGTCGCGATGACCTGGTCGTCGCGAATACCAATCGCCCAGCCCTCAGGGAACGTGACTTTTATACCGAGTCTCAGGTCGTAAAACTTGTGGGCCCGGATCACACGATTTCTGCGGGATTCGCCGAATACCAGACCGTTGATCCGGCTGAGATAGGCTTCCGCGTTAACCACGGCATTCGGCCTGACCTGCAGTTTGTCAGCCGCCCCGACGACCTCCTGCAACCTGGTGTCATTGTCGGGGTGGGTAGCGAAAATTCCGTGGTACACCTGTGCTTTGCGCCCCTCCTGGCGTGCTCTTTCAACCTCGAACATCTCCTTTTGCTTCATCACGCGGAGCACATCAATGATGGATTCCGGGTCATAACCGGCTTTCGCCAGGTATTCCGCGCCCAATCCGTCAGCCTGCAGTTCGGCTTTCCGGCCAAAACCGCTCAACAAGGCGCCGCCGACGTAACTGGTCAGCACGCCCCCCGTTTGCAGCGGCGTAAGCATCCCGGCGACCGCAGAGAGCGCCTTGACAATCGATGATTTGCCGTGCTGCCTGACCGCGTGGCGTGCGGTGACATGGGCGATTTCATGGCCAACGATGGCGGCAAGTTCTGCCTCCGTATTCAGATAGGCCATGATTCCGCGGGTGATATAGATATACCCGCCAGGCGTGGCAAATGCGTTGACCTGGTCATCGTCAAGAACGGTAAAACGATACTGTATGTTTGGCCGGTGACTGACTGCGGCCAGTTTCTGGCCGATGTCGTTGACATAGTTTTGCAATCTCTGATCCTGGTAAATGCCGTACTGCCGGATGATCTGCGGGTGTAGTCGGGCGCCGAGCTGTAGCTCGTCTTCTTCAGACATCAGGACGAAATCGGAACCACCGGTCGGATTGGATGCGCAAGATGACAGTAACAGCCCCGCCATCGCTGCCAGCAACGCCAGGCAAGCAGGTTTTTGAAGGATTCCTGTTATCGGT contains these protein-coding regions:
- a CDS encoding M48 family metalloprotease, encoding MYTKPITGILQKPACLALLAAMAGLLLSSCASNPTGGSDFVLMSEEDELQLGARLHPQIIRQYGIYQDQRLQNYVNDIGQKLAAVSHRPNIQYRFTVLDDDQVNAFATPGGYIYITRGIMAYLNTEAELAAIVGHEIAHVTARHAVRQHGKSSIVKALSAVAGMLTPLQTGGVLTSYVGGALLSGFGRKAELQADGLGAEYLAKAGYDPESIIDVLRVMKQKEMFEVERARQEGRKAQVYHGIFATHPDNDTRLQEVVGAADKLQVRPNAVVNAEAYLSRINGLVFGESRRNRVIRAHKFYDLRLGIKVTFPEGWAIGIRDDQVIATSPDGNAALYFSALPIPKRAVPKTILRQNMGARNIRDSSNITIDGLPSFLAIGDYSESVYGKRPVRYAFIADPKRRVGFIFAGAGKNDRHNISADPEFIKAIFSFDRMNDADFRAARLPVISLRRADGKSSFASLAENSVIGSHAEDHLRLLNRAYPDGEPVAGKIIKVVR